A genomic segment from Leptospira perdikensis encodes:
- a CDS encoding type I phosphomannose isomerase catalytic subunit — translation MEKIPKVLFLTPLYKEKIWGGRKFETTLGRKIPEGAIGESWEVSVYGTDISPIQNPEFQNLLLTELIRKAPKEVLGEPFLESGLPLLVKVIDAKEKLSVQVHPDDEYALKYDPKSNGKKECWYVLYAEPGAELVVGFETDTTREEYSALVKQNLGETVLKKWKVKAGDVFLLNPGTIHAIGGGVLLLEVQQSSDSTYRVYDYGRLGDDGNPRELHLEKALAVLNFQKSDSSEKQSKQLISYHPFPRYLFTSNDKFRLESWEFNQAQNFTFSKLCDPTAFGIFYTISGSVYFPEFQKLVGPNETFVVTATGFSETISAFAETGTKLAFMSAGFDTVKYQ, via the coding sequence ATGGAAAAGATTCCCAAAGTTCTGTTTTTGACCCCCCTTTATAAGGAAAAAATCTGGGGTGGTCGAAAATTCGAAACAACACTTGGTCGAAAAATTCCAGAAGGGGCTATTGGAGAATCTTGGGAAGTTTCTGTATACGGAACTGACATTTCTCCCATTCAAAATCCAGAATTCCAAAACTTACTCCTAACAGAACTTATACGAAAAGCTCCCAAAGAAGTACTAGGTGAACCATTCTTAGAATCAGGGTTACCCTTACTTGTAAAAGTTATCGATGCCAAAGAGAAACTTTCTGTCCAAGTCCATCCTGATGATGAATACGCACTCAAATACGACCCAAAATCCAATGGCAAAAAAGAATGTTGGTATGTTTTGTACGCTGAACCTGGTGCAGAACTTGTGGTTGGATTTGAAACCGATACAACTCGCGAAGAATATTCAGCTCTCGTAAAACAAAACCTCGGAGAGACAGTTCTTAAAAAATGGAAAGTAAAAGCTGGAGATGTATTTTTATTAAACCCGGGAACCATCCACGCCATTGGAGGGGGAGTTCTACTTTTAGAAGTACAACAGTCTTCCGATTCCACCTACCGAGTGTATGATTATGGTCGTCTAGGTGACGATGGAAATCCGAGAGAACTTCATTTAGAAAAAGCATTGGCAGTTCTTAATTTCCAAAAGTCAGATAGTTCAGAAAAACAATCAAAACAACTGATCTCCTACCATCCATTCCCACGTTATCTATTTACTTCCAATGATAAATTCCGTTTGGAATCTTGGGAGTTTAACCAAGCACAAAATTTCACCTTTTCCAAGTTATGTGATCCAACTGCGTTTGGAATTTTTTATACAATTTCTGGATCTGTTTATTTTCCTGAATTTCAGAAACTTGTAGGTCCAAATGAAACATTTGTGGTCACCGCTACTGGCTTTTCAGAAACCATTTCTGCCTTTGCAGAGACAGGAACCAAACTTGCTTTTATGTCTGCAGGTTTCGACACTGTAAAATATCAATAA